A stretch of Bradyrhizobium diazoefficiens DNA encodes these proteins:
- a CDS encoding FAD-binding oxidoreductase has translation MTKNVDAIVVGGGIHGCSTVLHLCLAGLKPVLIEKDYAGRHASGVNAGGVRQLARHIPEIPLSIRSMGIWEKIKDLVDDDCSFESYGQVLVAENEEELAVCRARVAELNALGFTHEELIDGAELRRLVPAVAETCPGGVVSRRDGAANPAQTTTAFRRKAERLGATVREGVAASNIRCSDGLWHVDVGAESFAAPVLVNAAGAWAGNIAAALGEPVPVETVAPMLMITSRVPHFIDPVVILRGRKLSFKQFKNGTVLIGGGHLATPYQDRNETVLDWKSLAISARTVFELFPVMRDATIMRAWAGIEAKMKDDIPVLGPSSRHKGLYHQFGFSLHGFQLGPGAGAVMAELIVNGGTQTRVGDLGIDRFHPSTL, from the coding sequence ATGACGAAAAATGTGGATGCAATCGTCGTCGGCGGCGGCATCCACGGATGCTCGACCGTGTTGCATCTGTGTCTCGCCGGCCTGAAGCCGGTGCTGATCGAGAAGGACTATGCCGGCCGGCACGCTTCGGGAGTCAACGCTGGCGGCGTGCGCCAGCTGGCGCGGCACATTCCCGAAATCCCGCTGTCGATCCGCTCGATGGGGATCTGGGAAAAGATCAAGGATCTCGTCGACGACGATTGCAGTTTCGAAAGCTACGGCCAGGTGCTGGTCGCGGAGAATGAGGAGGAGCTCGCGGTCTGCCGTGCACGTGTGGCCGAGCTCAACGCGCTCGGCTTCACCCATGAGGAGCTGATCGACGGAGCCGAGTTGCGGCGGCTGGTGCCCGCCGTGGCCGAGACCTGTCCCGGCGGTGTGGTCTCGCGCCGCGACGGCGCCGCCAATCCGGCGCAGACGACGACCGCGTTCCGGCGCAAGGCCGAGCGGCTCGGGGCGACCGTGCGCGAGGGCGTGGCGGCCAGCAATATCCGGTGCAGCGATGGCCTCTGGCACGTCGATGTCGGCGCCGAGAGTTTCGCTGCGCCGGTGCTGGTCAATGCTGCCGGTGCCTGGGCCGGGAACATTGCCGCCGCCCTCGGCGAGCCCGTTCCGGTCGAGACCGTGGCGCCGATGCTGATGATCACCTCGCGCGTGCCGCATTTCATCGACCCCGTCGTGATCCTGCGCGGCCGAAAACTCTCCTTCAAGCAATTCAAGAACGGCACCGTGCTGATCGGCGGCGGTCATCTGGCGACGCCCTATCAGGACCGCAACGAGACGGTGCTGGACTGGAAGAGCCTTGCGATCAGCGCGCGCACCGTGTTCGAGCTGTTTCCTGTTATGCGCGATGCGACGATCATGCGCGCCTGGGCCGGCATCGAAGCGAAGATGAAGGACGACATTCCCGTGCTCGGGCCGAGCAGCCGCCACAAGGGGCTCTATCACCAGTTCGGCTTCTCGCTGCACGGCTTTCAGCTCGGCCCCGGCGCCGGCGCCGTGATGGCGGAGCTGATCGTCAACGGGGGCACCCAGACCCGCGTCGGGGATCTCGGCATCGACCGCTTCCATCCTTCCACGCTCTAA
- a CDS encoding NAD(P)/FAD-dependent oxidoreductase — protein MTMAPQREEYDVVVIGAGPAGLAAAATSAEAGLTTLLLDENIGPGGQVFRAISSTPVTERSQLGADYWVGADLVQSLRASNAEVIHLATVWSLDRNLDIAVSIGGASAFVKAKRVILATGALERPFPIPGWTLPGVMTAGAAQIMLKSSALVPDGRTVIAGQGPLLWLLAAQILRLGGRIDRILDTTERGNYFAALPHAFSFLTSPYFTKGLSMMREVKAKVQVVSGVTELAASGDGQLASVSYVSGGKREAIPADLLLLHQGVVPNVNLAMSAGVEHGWDDLQLCWSPVLDASGNSSVAGIAIAGDGAGIGGANAAVVRGRIAACAALEALAPAAAAKLPAMATLRADLAKAERGRTFLDTLFRPAPQFRIPSGDTVVCRCEEVTAKDVLDSVAIGATGPNQLKAYRRTGMGPCQGRLCGLTVTELMAQARGKTPQEIGYYRLRAPVKPITLAELAAVPKSEADVKAVVRG, from the coding sequence ATGACCATGGCTCCCCAGCGCGAAGAATACGATGTCGTGGTGATCGGCGCCGGGCCGGCAGGCCTCGCCGCCGCCGCAACCTCCGCCGAAGCTGGTCTCACGACGCTGCTGCTCGACGAGAACATCGGCCCCGGTGGACAGGTGTTTCGCGCGATTTCTTCGACACCCGTGACCGAGCGCAGCCAGCTTGGCGCCGACTATTGGGTCGGAGCCGATCTCGTGCAGTCGCTCCGCGCCAGCAACGCCGAGGTCATTCATCTCGCCACGGTCTGGAGCCTCGATCGCAATCTCGACATCGCCGTCTCCATCGGCGGCGCCTCGGCCTTCGTCAAGGCCAAGCGCGTGATCCTCGCGACCGGAGCGCTGGAGCGGCCGTTTCCGATTCCCGGCTGGACATTGCCGGGCGTGATGACGGCGGGCGCGGCGCAGATCATGCTGAAATCGTCGGCGCTGGTCCCGGATGGCCGCACCGTGATCGCGGGGCAGGGGCCGTTGCTCTGGCTGCTTGCTGCGCAGATCCTGCGGCTCGGCGGCCGCATCGACCGTATCCTCGACACCACCGAGCGCGGCAACTATTTCGCCGCGCTGCCGCACGCCTTCTCCTTCCTGACCTCGCCCTATTTCACCAAGGGCCTGTCGATGATGCGCGAGGTGAAGGCGAAGGTGCAGGTTGTCTCCGGCGTCACCGAACTTGCGGCGTCCGGCGACGGCCAGCTCGCGAGCGTCAGCTATGTCTCGGGCGGCAAGCGCGAGGCCATTCCCGCCGATCTCCTGCTGCTGCATCAGGGCGTCGTCCCTAACGTCAATCTGGCGATGTCGGCTGGTGTCGAGCACGGCTGGGACGATCTGCAATTGTGCTGGTCGCCAGTGCTCGATGCCAGCGGCAACTCGTCGGTCGCCGGCATTGCGATCGCCGGCGACGGCGCCGGCATCGGTGGCGCAAATGCAGCGGTGGTGCGCGGCCGCATCGCGGCGTGTGCGGCGCTGGAGGCACTGGCGCCAGCAGCCGCTGCGAAGCTTCCCGCGATGGCCACATTGCGGGCGGATCTCGCCAAGGCCGAGCGAGGTCGCACCTTCCTCGACACGTTGTTCCGCCCCGCGCCGCAATTCCGTATCCCCTCGGGCGACACCGTCGTCTGCCGCTGTGAGGAAGTGACGGCCAAGGACGTCCTCGACTCCGTCGCGATCGGCGCGACGGGGCCCAACCAGCTCAAGGCCTATCGCCGCACCGGCATGGGTCCGTGCCAAGGCCGGCTCTGCGGCCTTACCGTCACCGAGCTGATGGCACAGGCGCGCGGCAAGACCCCGCAGGAGATCGGCTATTACCGGCTGCGCGCGCCGGTCAAGCCGATCACCTTGGCCGAGCTCGCCGCCGTTCCGAAGAGCGAGGCCGACGTCAAGGCGGTGGTGCGCGGATGA
- a CDS encoding (2Fe-2S)-binding protein, producing MFRRSEQDKRSQVQIFVDGVAVAARQGDTVSAALLASGEDARRSTAVSGAPRLPYCMMGVCFDCLVTIDGVGNRQGCLVPVVEGMQIEIQKGKREVGK from the coding sequence ATGTTTAGACGATCCGAACAGGACAAGCGATCGCAGGTCCAAATCTTCGTCGACGGCGTTGCCGTTGCGGCGCGCCAGGGCGACACCGTCTCCGCGGCGCTACTGGCCTCCGGTGAAGACGCGCGTCGCTCCACCGCGGTGAGCGGCGCGCCGCGGTTGCCCTATTGCATGATGGGCGTGTGCTTCGACTGCCTCGTCACCATCGACGGTGTCGGCAACCGCCAGGGCTGCCTCGTGCCGGTTGTCGAGGGTATGCAAATCGAGATCCAAAAGGGCAAGCGGGAGGTCGGAAAATGA
- a CDS encoding FAD-binding oxidoreductase codes for MRTDYDVAVVGGGLLGSAIAWGLGRLGKRVAVLDEGDITKRASRANFALVWVQSKGLGMPAYTVWTVQASQAWGRLASELKQQTGLDVALQQNGGFHLTLGEDEFGQRTELVKRMHNQAGAADYNMEMLSASDVKKSLPLIGPEVSGGSYCPLDGHVNSLRTFRAFHTGFQAFGIDYFPERPVSAISKSGGEFRLTTPKGELRAAKIVLAAGNANQTLAPVVGLSAPMGPTRGQIVVTERTMPFLPHPLTTIRQTDEGTVMIGDSKEDELDDRTLKHSISAVMTDRAQRMFPHLARLNVVRSWAGIRVMPQDGFPIYDQSETHPGAFVACCHSGVTLASNHAFEIARMVAQGALEPELVGAFSASRFGGAGSANNSGY; via the coding sequence ATGCGAACAGATTACGACGTCGCCGTCGTCGGCGGCGGACTGCTCGGCTCCGCCATTGCCTGGGGCCTTGGCCGGCTCGGCAAGCGCGTCGCCGTGCTCGACGAGGGCGACATCACCAAGCGTGCCTCGCGCGCGAATTTTGCGCTGGTCTGGGTGCAGAGCAAGGGGCTCGGCATGCCGGCCTATACGGTCTGGACCGTGCAGGCGTCCCAAGCGTGGGGCCGGCTTGCGTCCGAGCTGAAGCAACAGACGGGACTTGACGTCGCGCTTCAGCAGAATGGCGGCTTCCATCTGACGCTCGGCGAGGACGAATTCGGCCAGCGCACCGAACTCGTCAAGCGCATGCATAATCAAGCCGGCGCGGCCGACTACAACATGGAGATGCTGTCCGCATCCGACGTGAAGAAGTCGCTGCCGCTGATCGGCCCGGAAGTGTCCGGCGGCAGCTATTGTCCGCTCGACGGCCACGTCAATTCGCTGCGCACCTTTCGCGCGTTCCACACCGGCTTCCAGGCATTCGGGATCGACTATTTCCCGGAGCGGCCGGTCTCGGCGATCAGCAAGAGCGGCGGCGAATTCCGTTTGACCACGCCAAAGGGCGAGCTTCGCGCTGCCAAAATCGTGCTCGCCGCCGGCAATGCCAACCAGACGCTGGCGCCAGTGGTCGGCCTCTCAGCGCCGATGGGCCCGACCCGCGGCCAGATCGTGGTGACCGAGCGCACCATGCCGTTCCTGCCGCATCCGCTGACCACGATTCGCCAGACCGACGAGGGCACCGTGATGATCGGCGACAGCAAGGAGGACGAGCTCGACGATCGCACGCTGAAGCATTCGATCAGCGCCGTGATGACCGATCGCGCCCAGCGGATGTTCCCGCATCTGGCTCGGCTCAACGTGGTCAGGAGCTGGGCCGGCATCCGCGTCATGCCGCAGGACGGTTTTCCAATCTACGACCAGTCGGAGACCCATCCCGGCGCCTTCGTCGCCTGCTGCCATTCCGGCGTGACGCTCGCTTCGAACCACGCCTTCGAGATCGCGCGCATGGTGGCGCAGGGCGCGCTCGAGCCGGAGCTGGTCGGCGCGTTCTCCGCGAGCCGCTTTGGCGGCGCGGGATCAGCGAACAACAGCGGTTACTAG